The sequence TCAAGCCATCGATgcttcttcaaaaaaaaactgtttttatcGTTTTTCTCAAGCTATAGtgcttctttttatttaattttcttaaaactaaaaaaaaaactcattttatattttctttcacttaaaaaaaaaatcagatctctTTCTCAAACCATTGTTGATGTCGGCCACCTTAACATCACACAACTCATCACTGGATCTGGTCAACACTTCGACTTGTCAATCTCAAGCCGTTATTTCCGCTTTGCTTCATCACCCCCTTGAGCTTGAGGGGACGTatagaaggatctagaaaaTCTTTATGATCAAAGaagttattataaatatattatagagatttgtatatatactatatgattttattagttAGATAATTATGTTAATTCATTCTCTGTATATAAATGTGTATCTCTATGTACAATCATTCTCATGAGAGTCAATATACTATTTCCTaagaaaaattcttgggttcacccctaggggtgaaccactcttattcaccccctcttaattaaccaatcaaaatataacaaactgccatgtcatatcatatttataaaataaatcaaaattaagataaaatgacaaaacaagttaaagaaaccaattctgtagattttttattaaggaaatgaTGTTGgtttaagtttataaaataacgattagagtttagattttacaattaaacgaaatcatatgacggttttggtttacaaaatagtggttagggtttagtttttacaattaaacaaaattatatgtcgttttgggtttacaaaagagtggttagagtttagggtatagattttataattaaatgaaattatatgtcggtttgggtttacaaaagagtggttagggtttagattttaaaataaaaaaaaaatatatgtcggtttgggtttacaaaagagtggttagggtttagattttaaaattaagaaaaattatatgtcggtttgggtttacaaaagagtggttatggtttagattttaaaattaagaaagattatatgtcggtttgggcttacaaaagagtggttagggtttagattttaaaattaagcaaaattatatatcggtttcggtttataaaatagtggttagggtttagattttaaaattaagaaaaattatatgtcggtttgggtttacaaaagagtggttagggtttagattttaaaattaagcaaaattatatgtcggtttgggtttacaaaagagtggttagagtttatattttaaaattaagcaaaattatatgttggtttgagtttataaaatagtggttagggtttatattttaattccgatttataaaaaaagtgatttgggtttagatgttataatttaaaactataatataatgtttagaattaataattttaaaattaattgatatacagaatttgtttccttaatcaataatttgtttctttaagtaagagggggtgaataagaaaggttcacccctagaggtAAATCCAAGAATTGTCAATTTCTTCTCTCATCAACCTTTTACAGTACAAGTTAAGAATAATACATATGTAAACTTGACATGAGGCGAAATTGATTTAACCAATATGTTCAAGATAAAATGATTGTGTACGTATACCGTCACATGTAcgtataaaattaataatgtcaCTTACATGACTTTGTACTGCCAATCAGATTCTGCATATGCAACGAAAAATTTGTTGTCAACTTTACAAAATCCAGAAAGCTTGTAAATccttaatatgttttttaactaacaaaaatgaattaaaagaatCATGGATATGTTTAACAGGAATTTGGATTATTTTGCATCGTCTACCTTTTCTATTAGATTGTAAGAAACATCTCGAGCCGTCACCAGATTGTTTTTTCTACATCTGTTTCTTTCAGTTTTATGGTTATCTCTTAAGCCATCAACAATTTATGTGGTTGATCATCCAGAAGcatcacttttattttatcattttttcgGATTTCTGACAGACACCTTCATGCTACGAAAGTTTATCCTCAACAAAGTCATTATTCATATCATTATGTGTacagaaaaaaatttatgtacACAATAATAAAATACGTACACATGGATTTCAGGTTTGGATGTTGTATGGATCATTCAAAAATATAACACGATCTGTTACGAAGTTACGGTATTTTCCCTATTCGCTGGACAGAACCAAGGATCACACCAAAATTCTTCTTGCCAAAATCTACAGTCACGTCAGAAATCTTCTCATTAATCCCTAATCTAAAATTTTGAGACTTGAGtcagaaaatttaaatatcacgACACCAAGATCGTCGTCTCCACTTCGCCACAGTTCTCTTATTCTTAGTCAGAGACAATATACCCACCAAATTATTCGCCAGATATctctcatttatatatttttaggctTTGTTTAGAGTTTGTGTAAGATTAAGTCAGTATAATTGTGTATGTGTAGGGGTTATATACGCTTAAGTCAATATGTACCTGTAtggttttctagggtttgtgtAGGGACTGTGTACGTTTAAGTTAAGATGATCTTTTACATATACggttaacttttaaaatttgtttagaGAGTATGTAAGTTTAAGTCAATGTGACTATCTTTTACATATACggttaacttttaaaatttgctTAGAGAGTATGTAAGTTTAAGTCAATGTGACTATGTACGTACATGACTTAAAGGTAACTTTTAGGGATTGTTTAGGGGTTGTGTATATTTAAGCCAATCTCATATACGTaaatggtttagggtttaagttttagggattttgtaCATTGAAATCAATATGATCGTGTACGTAtacagtttagggtttaatttcCAGCATTTGTCAAACTTGTATGTGATATCATGTACTTTTGTGAGTTTAAAGTTTGTTTTGTCTttcatttgttatttaataagCATTTAGGTGTCTAAATCATATTTGCATTTCACTTGTCATTTTTAGGTGCTTTGCGTGgacttttagggtttagaatgaGTTTAAAAACAGAGCTAAAGAAGTTGggagtttaaaaacaaaacaaaaaaaatatattacgaCCAACcaattactattattatatgtaTACCATAATAgtatttccatatatatatatatatatatacgtacgtacACAATCATATAGAAATGTAAGTCAAACAATGAAAAATTAGGATACATACATGAGTGATTGTTTACTTGAGGGACGCAACATCACATTCTCTCTCATTTCAAAGTTATAAATAGTAActactttattttaataattttttataaacgaactaaaaacattaaataagcTATcccatattatatattttatgtactTTATTCTCATGTTATTATATACAACTCTTGTGAAACTAAAACATATGTATTGTGTACATACTTACTACAATATAAGTTTTGTGTTAGCTATGAACATgtatatttggatatatatacTACAAGGACTTGTAGACATacatttataaatcatataaatatcaACTATATATTTAAGCCAGGAGGGTCTATACTTGTAAATTTTGTAAGGTATGTTACTGAAATTTTAGTCAAATCAGCCAAAGTTTCTAATGTACAAGTAAATATTGTGTACACCACCTCCATAATGGTACATAATTTCATAGACGTACACATAATCAATATTACGTACACCATAAAATGCATATACGCACAGAAAAAATTTAGTGAAggatatttttataattttgcaatCATCTGCAACCTGACTATCCTCTTCTGCAACCCTAAAAAAATTGCAGCCACTGTTCATAGTTTTCTCATAATCTTTTGTGTTTGtacgttttaattttttttacacataaaTCTTGCAAATCTggcatatataattatattttaaatttaaaaaacttaaatttaatttgtaattattttttcccaCAATGAAAAAGAACACTGGCTTTCTCACCACAAAACATCTTCActtcttcgtttcttctctcttcactttttttatctttagttatttatatattattaaaattaattattttaaataaataactgtTACATTTGTGggagaaaaccaaaaccaaaatagtTTGCTTAGAGGACATTGTTGTCTAAAAAAACATTGTGGCTATTCTGTGAAAGATGTAAGTGACTTTGTTAAAGcatgaaagaaaaacaaaaattggtgtgttttgtgaaaattactttattttatatttaaacttttataaattaataaagtctgATGCAAAGCAGTGTGAAACAGGGGAACCAAAGAAGCAACTAAAGGAAAAGGCTAAAGAAATACACTCACACTCAACGATCAATCAAACCAAAGGCCTAGGCAGTAGCAATTGTCTTCGgcaacatcacacaacaaaGTGAACGCACCATGAGGATGTTGACGCCAGCTGTAAAGGGTCAAGTCCAAGATCGAACTGCACAACAACTTTGATCATGACACTTGTCGTTAGATGCTAGAGTGAAAGAAATAATTAGTCGGAAGTCttgtttatttacattttaGCTCGAAACTTATGAACTAGATAAATTTCTATTAATCCAATGCCTATCTTTTTAAGAGTTAAGACACAAGTGTTTCCCCAAAATATGGTGACGACCCCTCCGCTAATCACTGATCAACTCGAACCGCCATTCCAAACGTAACCAGAGCTGCAATTTATTAAATTCGGGTTTTACTGGGAACTTTCAACTCAAAACCAGTTGGCAATAAGTGGAGAGGCcctaaccttttatatattagttaatccTTTCACATCTTTctgatgtgggatattttacaCCCCACTCACGCTCAGACATGACCATCTGAAGCGTGGGCATATGTGGGAACAACATCACGGGGTGGCCCAAGAAACaacatgctctgataccatattaaatttGGTCTTTaatgtgggcttccaactcaaaactaattggaaatgagtggagaggccctaaccttttatatattagttaaatcCTTTCACatctttccgatgtgggatattttataCTAACATCCCCTCACGCTCAGGTATGACCATCTGAAGCATGGGCATACGTAGGAACAACATCCACAGGGTGGCCCAAGAAACAATCTGCTCTGATACTTTATTAAATTCGGGTTTTACTGTGGGCtttcaactcaaaaccaattggcaataaGTGGAAAGActctaaccctttatatattagttaatccTTTTACatctttccgatgtgggatatttgaCACTAACTCTTCTCGAACTGTCAAAGCCTTATCAATCTGATAAATGAAGTTGATTTCCACATAGAGCTTTTTGGACTCTTACAAGATATCCGAGAACTTCGGAGTAGCTTCGTTGCTATATCTTTCAATTTTATTCCCCGTGTTGCCAATCATGTGGCAGATTCGTTAGCTAAAGAGGCTTTAGCCTCCTGTGATTTATTGTGTTTAAACTCTATTACTATCTAATTATCTAATGAAAGCTATTcggtgaccaaaaaaaagacacaagtGTTTCAAActgattcttaaaaaaatgcGCATGCTCCTGCATAAACTTACAAGGAAACAAGTGAAATTGCGTGTCCACGACCGTTAAATCCTCATCCTCCTCTAGAGACATCAGCTTCTTCGTTTCACCCAGAAACCACAAACATATACCACATCTCAAAGACCATACACATCTACTTCCTCACTTTCATTCTTCTACCGCTTCTTATTTTGGCTATCGTTTGGTGATATAAATTTACTCAAAATTATATTCGTTAGAACATTATTGGGTTTAATAACAAAAAGTGCggctgtatatttttttttgctagtttTATATCATTGTATTGTATCATGTGTAAGTATACAAAACCGTTAATATATGTCTTTGTTATGAATATTCTATATTGTATGGATGCCCATTATCGGCCTATTAGTAGATCTGGTGTAtaatctaaaaccctaaaattgtatcactatatatatattatattctatGAGATAGATTAATAACAAGAGAACAGTTCTCTAAATCTTTATGTTTATAACAGTCTTATGTTTTTTCTCcgttttttttgtatgtttttcgTATTTATTCTTTTGTGAGAATTATTATTTAGACGACttagtttgatatttaatcgcTAAAGATAAGTATAACAGAATCATTGAGAAAGATTTGTaatctttttgttgtaatcttgAAACAgtattatcaaaacaaaaactaaagaactgacgacaaagaaaaaagaaaagaaaaagacgaCGGTGGGAttgatcataaaaaaaaaaagaaaaaaagtgatcAGATTCGTGGTCGTggagtgtttttttctttctagtggAGTCGACTCCATCTATATCTAATAATGCACAAACGATTATTAAGAAGGAAAACTCAGAGAGCTCTAACATGGACCATGTGGAAAGGAAACATGCTTGGAACATGTCCTCTAATGGTGATTCCGTGATCAAACCAGCCTTGGAAGTTTTATCATGGCCAACACTTTCTGAGACGAACAAAGCTTATTCGAACAAGTCTTCATCTGATTCATTAATAAGTATGAGTGATACATCAGAACCATCAGTAACTTATGAATCTCTTCGTCAGGTTTGGATATTATTGGTTTTGCCTCAATTTATTTTGTGACGATTTTGTTTGATTACTATAACTTTTTGCTCAcatatctgatttttattgtaattcATGAATTCTTTATTTCTTGATGTCAGTAATGAAACTTTTCTGGttacaaatattcaaattttccTGAATTTTAAATGTTGAAATTACATTAACATAAGTATCCATATACTTTCTTTGTATCACttaatttgtaaaaatcttaagcattaattaaagaaaattattgtatatgtttttgtattacTAATGTAGCTATGTGTTTATTTCAGAATATTTTAGCTACTGAGTTGTTAAACAGCACTTATGAATTGTTAAGTAGACAAATCAACACTTATGTGCCTGCAAATAGTGTTGTTGTACAACCCTCAGGACAAAGTTCATCTGGCCTTCCCAAATGTCCTTTGTCGTACTCTTTTCCTAGAGGACAAGACCAGAGGAATGAAATTGCCTCACAATCTCATGGTGGTACTCAAAACCAACATCAATGGAACccatacaaaaaccaaaatggtaatcaccatcatcaccaaagaCATGGAGGCCTGTGCAGTCACGGACATTGGAATCAAAACTCTAATGGGAGAGACGGGATTACACAAGCACCAAGAGGTATACCGGAATTTGTAATACATGCACCAACAACACCTATGGCGCCAGTCTTAGCGTATATGCTGCCAGCACATCAGCCTTTTTATCAATTTGGCCGTCCCATGAGTATCTATGGTGAGTTAATTCAAATTAAGAGTGTGAATTATGTtttgtagttaaaaaaaaaactctaacaCATACATTTCATTTTAGATTCGACCCCATTACAAATGAataatccttcttcttctcgtaTACCACAAACTTCTTTGGAAACCAGAATACGGAATCAGgttcattattattttaggtaatatttatttttaaattataacatgttctctaaaagagaaaacatttctCGATTTGTATTCCAAAACtttggttttaagttttgtttttgcttttgtaacaGTGAAGAGAATTTAATGACCGATAATTTCATGCGCATGCACATGAATAATGATGGTTTTGTTCATATACAATTTATTGCTGGTTTCAATaaggtaaaattttatttagttatttgttCTTcaatgattgttttatttatttatttttcatataacCCTTGATTGCTCTTTTTTTCAGCTCAAAGCGTTGACAAGTAATCTCCAACTTATAATGGACGCTTTACAAGATTCACATATTGTTGAATTGAAGGTATTTAATTTACATTGAAACATCTTATCATAACTTTGATTTGCACTCACTAATaacttgttttttgtttatttataggGTTATGAAATACGAAGTCGACATATGTGGAAAAAATACGTAATGCCGCTTCATTTGCGGGTTCCTTTTGTTCCAATCCTAGAAGATGAAATGGCTGGCAAAGTCCAAAACCTATCACTCAAGCAGAAAGTATATGAAATCGGATCTAGTTCGAGCAATCAAAAAGGTGATAAATGATAACTGATCATTATAAAactgtaatgaaaaaaaaaaaaaaaatcagaaaatcaaagTTTATCGATTCTAGATTGCAGGGTTTCTCAGTTAATTTTTGTGGATTAATATAGTTGGTATAATGTAACTCTTACGTTATACTCATTTGaattatatgtgttttaatttttgattttattgtttcttactCTATCAGTTAAGACGATGAAAATCTGATTGATTACCACAATCAATTACCTAAACaataaggaaaataaattgaaattaatttcaaaattagagattaaattttttcatcccacattaaaaaatattcaagcCACCAACAAGAACGGTAGTGGATGCATTGTTACATAACTAATGAGaaaatctgcttcttcttcacatgTTTTGATCatctttcctttctttcttttttgggtaaatatataccaattttcaaaaattttacaGAATATAGAAGaaattcaacaaagaaaacatatgactaaaaaatttgaatctttTCTCCTTCTGACACAATCAAAAAACGTTTCTCTaatcttttgcatatttatGGTGATGAAGTCTAGTTATTTCGTACgttaattataatttgttgtttAAGTTTTCGTATATTAtacccctgttttaaaaatccccgcctagcatcgattatcctaggcctgggcataaaatccgaatccgaaaatccgaactgtatccgaaccgaaataaacggattaaaaccaaaccgatatTAAAGAAATAACTGATCGGTTCTTAGCtttcattattttggatatcggatattatccgatccgaaccgatatccaATAGATATCCGAACATAACCGAACATATAAGAAATAGTTTAATATTCCGATAGATATGCCTCATATCCTTTATGTATTTGTATAGTTCCATGAGAACCTTgtcatttacttaatttctatttttttttttaatactctaCTAGTATGGTTATTTGGGtacaataagattaaaaaatattagaataaaaACATGGTCCAATgacttttgatttaattttagttatctACAATCATATCCGAACCGATCCAAAATCCGAATTATCTGAACCGAAACCGATCCGAAATTTATAAATACCCGAATGGATGTTAgagtcaatatccaaaaaatccaaaatccgaaAAATCCGAACCGAATCCGATTCGATATCCGAACACCCAGGCCTAGATTATCCAATTATACCTACCCATCTAATCCGATTACTAACCGCTTAATTTGgtatataatgattatttttagagccaaatataaatcaaatgtgtatttttttttgttatttagacatttaaattaagagtttatgatgttttacgttaactaatgtacaaattttaatgaaaatcataaattttcttttaaaattacgtttttatgtgtttaccgtaaatttaaagacaatactattgtattatattttatttaatatttttcttttaacattaacataattatacatatatttaatactatatatttttattttattattaatttaataaaataaccctaaaattaGTCTCCAATTAATCTCCACTTAATCTCCAATTTTTTGCTAGGTGTTAGGCTTATCCCAACCGCCcaactagcgcctagcgatttctaaaacacgGTACTATACTAATGTTAGTTATAAGTTTCAACAACTATTTATTATCATTTCATTTATTCCGCATACCGCAtactcaaacacaaacaacatagaaaactattttttatcgGTATCAAATTATTATAATGTTTTCCTTTGcgttaaaaagtttaaaatattatattactacATCATAATCAACTTTGGTATATTCTGGCTCAGTTTGATTGACAACTTGCAAACTATTTAACATTTCATATTTGTTTAAGTATTTTGAAACACAAAGATCTCGGAGCTGGGCCGCGAGACCACTATCTACTGCTGGTATAACAACCATGTTGAAATCAATGCTTTCAGCCATGCCAACTTATACTATGTCTTGTTTCAAGATCCCATGATCTCTCTCTAAAAGAATCCAATCTATGCTTACGAAATTTTGGTGGAATTCCTcggaagaaaacaagaagattaGTTTGGTGGCATGGTCCAAACTAACAAAAGTAAAGAAGGAGGGAGGTTTAGGGTTCAGAGACATACCAAATTTTAATGATATCCTCCTAGCGAAGATCAGCTGGCGAATCCTGACTCGACCAAACAGCATGTTAGCAAGAGTGCTCCTGGGAAAATATTGCAGTTCTACTTCCTTCCTAGAATGATGCGTTCCAAACTCAGCGTCCCATGGATGGAGAGGAATATGCATTGGTCGGGACCTCCTGAAACCACATCTTGGAAAATTAATTGGAACTGGACACGAAACTCTATTGTGGTACGAACCATGGATTTCTCTCTCGCAGAGAATCATCCCCATGGGACTGATCAACAGGTCAATAAATAACataatgtgtactccaccacgatctaatggtatcgttgtaacacttcaggatcgaatccacagggaccaaacaattacactatgaaattatgtagattaaatatagctaagacaaaagaggaagac comes from Camelina sativa cultivar DH55 chromosome 19, Cs, whole genome shotgun sequence and encodes:
- the LOC104767083 gene encoding la-related protein 1C-like; translated protein: MDHVERKHAWNMSSNGDSVIKPALEVLSWPTLSETNKAYSNKSSSDSLISMSDTSEPSVTYESLRQNILATELLNSTYELLSRQINTYVPANSVVVQPSGQSSSGLPKCPLSYSFPRGQDQRNEIASQSHGGTQNQHQWNPYKNQNGNHHHHQRHGGLCSHGHWNQNSNGRDGITQAPRGIPEFVIHAPTTPMAPVLAYMLPAHQPFYQFGRPMSIYDSTPLQMNNPSSSRIPQTSLETRIRNQVHYYFSEENLMTDNFMRMHMNNDGFVHIQFIAGFNKLKALTSNLQLIMDALQDSHIVELKGYEIRSRHMWKKYVMPLHLRVPFVPILEDEMAGKVQNLSLKQKVYEIGSSSSNQKGDK